Proteins encoded together in one Paracoccus sp. SMMA_5_TC window:
- a CDS encoding heme ABC transporter permease has product MSIWEYANPAKFMRTSGRLLPWAVAGAAVCTVTGLVWGFLTPEDYKQGSTVKIIFLHVPAALMAINIWLMMLAASLIWLIRRHHVSALAAKAAAPVGAVMTLIALVTGAIWGQPMWGTWWEWDPRLTSFLILFLFYLGYIALWAAVEDPDSAADLTGVLCLVGSVFALLSRYAVNFWNQGLHQGASLSLAPGERMSAVYRYPLYLTMLGFFLLFLALLLVRTRTEIRRRRLAALLAKENRS; this is encoded by the coding sequence ATGTCGATCTGGGAATACGCCAATCCTGCCAAGTTCATGCGCACCTCGGGGCGGCTGCTGCCCTGGGCGGTGGCGGGTGCCGCGGTCTGCACCGTTACCGGCCTGGTCTGGGGCTTTCTGACCCCCGAGGATTACAAGCAGGGCTCGACCGTCAAGATCATCTTCCTGCACGTTCCGGCGGCGCTGATGGCGATCAACATCTGGCTGATGATGCTTGCCGCCTCGCTGATCTGGCTGATCCGTCGTCATCACGTCAGTGCGCTGGCCGCCAAGGCGGCAGCGCCGGTGGGCGCGGTGATGACGCTGATCGCGCTGGTTACCGGGGCGATCTGGGGCCAGCCGATGTGGGGCACCTGGTGGGAATGGGATCCGCGGCTGACATCCTTTCTGATCCTGTTCCTGTTCTATCTGGGATATATCGCGCTGTGGGCGGCGGTCGAGGATCCCGACAGCGCCGCCGATCTGACCGGGGTGCTGTGCCTGGTCGGTTCGGTCTTTGCGCTGCTGTCGCGCTACGCGGTCAATTTCTGGAACCAGGGCCTGCATCAGGGGGCGTCGCTGTCGCTGGCGCCGGGAGAACGCATGTCGGCGGTCTATCGCTATCCGTTGTATCTGACCATGCTGGGGTTTTTCCTGCTGTTCCTGGCGCTGCTGCTGGTCCGCACCCGGACCGAGATTCGCCGCCGCCGCCTGGCCGCCCTGTTGGCAAAGGAGAACCGGAGTTGA
- the ccmD gene encoding heme exporter protein CcmD: MIDLGKYAGTVLAAYGVSLLLLVGVIVQSALASRRARRALEEFEDRG, translated from the coding sequence TTGATCGATCTGGGCAAATACGCGGGCACGGTGCTTGCTGCCTATGGCGTCAGCCTGCTGCTCTTGGTGGGGGTGATCGTGCAAAGCGCGCTGGCCAGCCGCCGCGCCCGCCGCGCATTGGAGGAGTTCGAGGATCGTGGCTAG
- a CDS encoding DsbE family thiol:disulfide interchange protein, with product MLLPVAIFAGFAAVAGWALLRSDPNDLPSAFIGREAPSVGATTLPGKTQLTDEMLRQPGVKLVNFWASWCPPCRAEHPTLTELSARMPVYGVDLKDPEANAQAFLSEHGDPFHALATDPRGRVAIDWGVTAPPETFILDGNGRILYRHAGPLVRDDYTNRFLPELEKALAAQ from the coding sequence ATGCTGTTGCCGGTCGCAATCTTTGCCGGCTTTGCCGCCGTTGCCGGCTGGGCGCTGCTGCGCTCGGACCCCAATGACCTGCCCTCGGCCTTCATCGGACGCGAGGCGCCATCGGTCGGGGCGACCACCTTGCCCGGCAAGACCCAGCTGACCGACGAGATGCTGCGCCAGCCCGGGGTCAAGCTGGTCAATTTCTGGGCCAGCTGGTGCCCGCCCTGCCGGGCCGAGCATCCGACCCTGACCGAGCTTTCGGCCCGCATGCCCGTCTATGGCGTCGACCTGAAAGACCCCGAGGCCAATGCCCAGGCATTCCTGTCCGAACACGGTGATCCCTTTCATGCGCTGGCCACCGACCCGCGCGGGCGCGTCGCCATCGATTGGGGGGTAACCGCGCCGCCGGAAACCTTCATTCTGGACGGAAACGGCCGTATCCTTTACCGGCACGCAGGGCCCCTGGTCCGCGACGATTATACCAACCGCTTCCTGCCCGAACTGGAAAAGGCGCTGGCGGCGCAGTGA
- the ccmA gene encoding heme ABC exporter ATP-binding protein CcmA — protein MNLLTVSDLAVARGGLRAVEGLSFVLEPGRVLLLRGPNGIGKTTVLRTLAGLQPAAAGEIEAAPEIMAYAGHADGLKPALSVAENLTFWAGIFGGGTVGPALEQMNLTALARRPAHALSAGQKRRLGLARLLVTGRPLWLLDEPTVSLDAASVQLFADTLRRHLGQGGAALIATHIDLGLPEADSLDLSSYRARNLCPPPRPAGFNEAFG, from the coding sequence ATGAATCTGCTGACCGTCAGCGATCTGGCGGTAGCGCGGGGCGGGCTGCGGGCGGTCGAAGGGCTGTCTTTCGTGCTCGAGCCGGGGCGGGTGCTGCTGTTGCGCGGCCCGAACGGGATCGGCAAGACCACGGTGCTGCGCACGCTGGCCGGATTGCAGCCGGCCGCGGCCGGCGAAATCGAGGCCGCGCCCGAGATCATGGCCTATGCGGGCCACGCCGACGGGCTGAAGCCGGCGCTGAGCGTGGCCGAGAATCTGACCTTCTGGGCGGGTATCTTCGGTGGTGGCACGGTCGGCCCGGCGCTTGAGCAGATGAACCTGACCGCGCTGGCGCGACGACCGGCGCATGCGCTTTCCGCCGGTCAGAAGCGCCGCCTGGGTCTGGCGCGGTTGCTGGTCACCGGCCGGCCGCTGTGGCTGCTGGATGAGCCTACGGTCTCGCTGGATGCGGCTTCGGTGCAGCTTTTTGCCGACACCCTGCGGCGCCACCTGGGGCAGGGGGGCGCAGCGCTGATCGCCACCCATATCGACCTTGGCCTGCCCGAGGCCGACAGCCTGGACCTCAGCTCCTATCGCGCCCGCAACCTGTGTCCCCCGCCGCGACCGGCAGGTTTCAACGAGGCATTCGGATGA
- the ccmB gene encoding heme exporter protein CcmB codes for MKTLVWRDLRLAIRAGGGFGLALAFFLIVCTLVPFGVGPQQAQLAPIAAGVLWVAALLSCLLSLDRIFALDYEDGSLDLLATAPLPLEGVVAAKALAHWLVTGLPLALAAPVFGLLLHLPAPAYPWLVVSLLIGTPALSMLGAFGAAVTVGLRRGGLLLSLLVLPLYVPTLIFGADAVRRAAAGGDPGTALAFLGAISLATLALVPFAAAAALRVNLR; via the coding sequence ATGAAAACCCTGGTGTGGCGCGACCTGCGACTGGCCATCCGCGCCGGCGGCGGTTTCGGCCTGGCGCTGGCGTTTTTCCTGATCGTCTGCACGCTGGTGCCCTTTGGCGTCGGGCCGCAGCAAGCGCAGCTGGCCCCCATCGCCGCGGGCGTGCTGTGGGTGGCGGCGCTGCTCTCGTGCCTGCTGTCGCTCGATCGCATCTTTGCCCTGGATTACGAGGACGGCTCGCTGGATCTGCTGGCCACCGCCCCCCTGCCGCTCGAGGGCGTGGTGGCGGCCAAGGCGCTGGCGCATTGGCTGGTCACGGGGCTGCCGCTGGCATTGGCGGCGCCGGTGTTCGGACTGCTGCTGCATCTGCCGGCGCCGGCCTATCCGTGGCTGGTGGTGTCGTTGCTGATCGGCACGCCGGCGCTGTCGATGCTGGGCGCCTTTGGCGCGGCGGTGACAGTGGGGCTACGCCGCGGCGGGTTGCTGCTGTCGTTGCTGGTGTTACCGCTTTATGTGCCGACGCTGATCTTTGGCGCCGATGCGGTGCGGCGTGCTGCCGCAGGGGGCGATCCGGGCACAGCGCTGGCGTTTCTGGGCGCGATTTCCCTTGCGACGCTGGCGCTTGTGCCATTTGCCGCGGCTGCGGCGCTGCGGGTCAATCTGCGGTGA